The following is a genomic window from Mustela erminea isolate mMusErm1 chromosome 14, mMusErm1.Pri, whole genome shotgun sequence.
TTCCTGCTGCCAATCAGCCCCAATTCTGCCATTTGTTCTCCACTCCCGCTAAAAGGACCCGTGTGGTGAACCTGCACTATGTTCTCCCAACTGCGTCTTCCCTCTGTCAAGGCTTCAGCAGAGCTGAAAGGAGCAGCCCTGCTGCTAACCCGGCTCCAtccccaggggccaggctgaggcaAAACCTAAATCTGCAAAGAAGCAAAGagtgtatttattcttttgttctgaCTAGTACAAAGGTACCTTTGACAAAATCTCAACACAAAACACAGTCTCGTGCCTGGAAGAGGCAGTGGGAAGAGTCTATCAGTCACCACATGGTACCAGAGCAGGTGGCACACCGCTGCCTTACCGACCGTCGGGACAAGTCTGTGGCCCAGGGAACACACTGCCGCTACACAAGTACGCAACACACAAAAGAGACCCAGAACCTCCAAGACAACATGGAACAACAAAATCCCTCACAACCATTGGATGTTCTAGAACAGCTCATACCAACGTGatttgatgatttaaaaaaaaaaaaaaattacagaactgaaattttttttaaagactgtagtAGTTAGAGTGAATTTTAAACAATGAGGAACAGAAGATACTGGTTAAAATCAAACTAATGGTATAATGGAATAATCGAGAATCTTAAAAAAGGCAGGCATTTGAAGCAGAGAAAAACCGATCACTATAGATAATTAACAACAGTGGTCTAAGAGGAGGGTATTTACTGTTCTTGAGAtacagaacaaaaggaaaaaatgattatttaaaagaattcttatccttttccattttattacagAACCAAACTTGGGGTCAGTTCAAAGAACAAGTAATGTCACTGGTTTCCTGTCACCAACCCCAGGGGTCCACTTCCTTCTGGAGCAGTCACCTCTGTGTCCTTCCAGTGAGCCCCCTGTTACCTTTTATACCTGGACTTCTGCCAAGAAAACCCCTGTACTACACACCCCCCCATCTTGTTCAAATCATCCCCTCAATCTGGAAAAGCCACCTTTCACTTCACCCTCCTATATCGTTCTGAATTCCAAACCAATATCCACACCTTCCAGGGAACCTCCTACAACTACTTCACATTGGCACAGCATGTACCAGGAACTTATGAATACATATGAATGTCTGATTGCCATCTTCTATGCAGCCTTGATGTTCCTTCTGTTAACTACTACTTTTGATGAGTCCTTAAGAACTCCGTGTAATGTTCCAGAGCATGTGACTGTTTGTAGGATGTAGAAGCATGACCTAAATCAGTGACCTTGAATGACTATGTAAGGCAGTGCTTCACCTAAGCTGGTGAGCGGACCTATCCAGCCACCCAGCATCCACGTCTCATCTGCTCAGCATCCAGAAGCATTTTGGGAAAGGCTGTTTGACCATAATATTCACACACTTGGGGGACTCAGGACCGTATGTCTTCAAGTTCTAAGGGTCTAAACCTCTTTTTCCTCGAATATATACGAACAGGACTAACCTGGAAGAAAGGACTGCCACCTAAAGCTACATATAACCAAGATGGCAGGTGACAGAGCAGACAATTTCATGGTTCCTGTGTCCTCAGGTTCACTTAGCATTAGCCTAAATCTGTCTTGAGGCACAAGGTTCCTGTTAAAATTCCTACAAACTAATACGGCACCACATAGTAATAATTCCAATGCAAACAATGTGCTATTCTACTTGCTATGCCATTTATGCCAATCAAAATACTGACTAtattttgaatgccttttatatGCACAGTCTCCAAATAAAAGCTAAATGCAATCTCCACATGGACTTGATTTTAAAAGACCATTTATCCTATCCCTCCTCCCAGGATTCTTTGCCCTGGCCCATAACGTAATCTTACCTCAAAGTACATCCCAGGACTAAATGGGAAACAGGtaatatttctctcttcttctccccaggCCTCGTGAAGAAAAGAGTTTCTTACAAATGCTTTAATATTGAGGCGTGGGTTCAAGTGAAGAGCAATATCCTTTGATTTTCCCGATACGAGGTTAACATTAAAGCTtttgagagaataaagaaaattaaccGGTAGTCAGCAGTGCTCTTCCTACAATTTTAACAATCAGACCTGAGCTCTCTTCACAACTACACAAaacgtgtgcacacacagactCAGGAATGCGGATGAAGGTAGAGTTTTAAATTCGGAGTTAGCATTCCACTGATGTAAATATGCTCTTtgcaaaataaaaacctaaaaaacttGAACATTAGAGTTGAGGCCACAGATCTGGGTGGGAGGCAACTGAAGGGTTAGAGCAAGTAACCGAAATGCTTGCTTCAGGCTGCAGCCCTCTCAAGTACTGTTCTCGGTCAACGTTTACAGTTGTTCTGTTCTTCAGTCTATTGCTTTCTAGGAAATAGGGGATTTCAAGCTTTTGAATGTCTCTAGAAAAGGTTCTTCAGAAATTCTACCAAGTCACATGACGTAAGGGGCCCGAACAAGTCAGCGGACCTCCCGGCTGCCCTCAAGTCTTCAAGGCATGGGTGGGCTTCCCGGACAAAAATGCCACCCTCCTGTGTGGCCACAAAAAGCCTAGCTCAAAACACTAGCCTTCAGTCCCTGATTCTGCCACCAGCTCATTAGCAGTCTTGCTGGCAGCCTGACCTCCCGCTGCTTCGACAGCCTCACCTTTGTGGTGAGGATCAGGACACTAGGCCCACGCCCGTCTCCCAAGACTGTTaggggaagaaggcaggaagagacGTGTGTGGAAAGTGTTCGCACTCGTCCTGGTAACTGGTACTGACCCTTTGGCAGTTTTATTCACTTCTCCTTTAATGAAGACGGTTCGTCCAGGGCCCATTGAGGAGTTCAGCCTCGCAGTGAACGGCAGAGTCTGaagaaaaaccacagtgagcaCTAGAAGGCCTGCAGAAAGCGACCTCATGGGAGAAAACTGTCTGAAGACACGGGGCCATGGTTAAAGGCCTTGCCCCTGTAAGCCCCAGCGGTCAGCACCGCCTGGCTCACAGCCAACTCTCAAGGAAAGCGTCTCAGAGGAGGCAATGAATAAATGTGACGTGGGGCCTGAAATCCCTCGTGTGAGTCAAACACACTCTGAGAAAGTCGCCTACGCTCGGGGCCTGCAGCCGCGCTCCACGTTCTGCCTGAGGGAAGCGGCCCAGGTGGGAGCATTACAGAAACACACACTCAGCCCAGAGATACGATGCCCAGCGGACTCTCCTCTGTCCAGGGTCCGCGCAGAAAGGCAGAGTGGCTGCTCGGGGCTTCTGCTGAGGGCAGAAGTTACACATTACCAGCTAATTCAAACTTAATCGGTtatacaaaattaagaaaatttttggTTCTTCAAACCTTTGACAAACAGCTGGTAGGTAGTATTTTGGCGCAAGTCAAAGTGTGATGGGCAGTCGAACCTTTGCTCTTGGTGTAGACAGTTCTGGGTACGATTTTAGAAATGTCTCCTCTATTACTAGGCTGTTGGGGAAAGAGTTCTGCAGTAAGGTGGGGAAGGAATGAAGCTGTCTTCTAAGGTTCAAACTATTCATGTCCTGGGCGATTTTAGAAAATGTCCCCTGTTATAACCTGGGCAGAAATACTTACATAATGTGGCGTGTCGGACTTCAGTACCTATTGGAAGAGAAAGTCAAAGTGAAGACATTTGGAAGGGAAAAATGCATTTACTAACGTGAGCAGTCAGCGCCGATTGCTTACAATGGCCAGAGCCGGTGCTTCCTGACGGTGTGGTGTGGAGCTGTGAGCAACTGGCTGCTCAGGCTGGGGGTACAGCCTCATGGCCCTGGCCATCTGAAGCCTGTATCCTCTGGCATAGATTACTTTTTTGTAGAACTACACGTGAACTTCAGACATATTTTACTTGTTCTTTCCAAGGTGCTCCCAAGATGCTGAGCTACTGTATTCCATCTATTAGGTCACAGGTTCCGAGACCATTAAGGTATCACTTTGTCCATTAATAACAAAGACTGTACTTGTTCCTACCAGCGAGAAGATACATGTGGGAGTTCATGTGCCAAAGCACTGTGTTCAGTACTTATAAATACTGTGACAGTTCTCTTCCACAGTTAAGAGTGAGAggggttttattgttttgttttgttttgtgttgtttttcgTAAGAATGGCAGCTAGTGGGCAGATGCACTGAGAGCTCAAGCATCTGCACAACTAACAGGGCCTGGGACAGAAGGAAAAGCCTTAATTTTCAAATGCTTACTTCAAGcctattaatattaaaaatcatttttcgcattaaaaacataatttttaaaaactcagcctACCACCTGATTTACATGATAActaaaagaacattttcaaacTGGTAGTTCATTAAAAGatgtaatatttacattttctttacttatcTCTGTCAGTTCCAGAGTAGATGCTTGGGTACTTCTGAAATCCTGAAGAtaagattaatttttaacatCCATCAGAATTCTAAATACAACCCTCCCTGACATatcaaaaacaattataaatagtactaaacatgaaaatatgcttgAAAATTACAATCCAAAAATGTACTTAACGTAAgggtcctccccccacccccccagtcaGACTGGCAAGCATTACAGAGACTAAGAATGAGCATCGAGAAGAATGTGGGCGAGCGGGCACGGCTGCCCAGACTGTAACATTCCTGGAAAGCTTTCTGGAGGGTGAGCTCGCCAGCCCTCCAGCTGCTATCAGTTGTaacttaaaatgcaaatacctTTGACTCAGACTTTCTACTTCTAggaactgatctttgacaaatcCTCCATTATATTCCTGTGTCAAGGAATTTGCCCCTGTtaaaaagggtttttgttttgttttgtagtcactgttttgggttttgggttttgttgttgtcagAGCCATACAAGATTTGAGATCCTACAGACACTGAAGCCCTGGCCCGGACATAGCAAACTACCAGTCTGAAAGATTCACTTCCAAGAAATTAATACAGTAATGACGGAAACATTTACAGAATTTTTACCTTAACAGAAGACACTAAAGATATTTCCTACCGTTTCATCAGAAGACATCAGCGAAGAAGAGCCCAGCGGTGGAAGGGTACTCACCGAGCTGAAGCTATAACCAACTGAGTGGATATTCACTTTGCCATAAATGCCCAGAGTGTCTACTTTCCCTGGGCTAATCCTGTGGGCATAGAGCAGTATGTGTTTCCCATTTACAGCCACCTACATGGACAGAGAAGACAGCCCAGCacccccagaaaaaaaaacagaacaaaaaaaccaattaatacatttattaatgCATCCAAATTTAAATCATGTTTACTTGGGTTTAGTGTCTTCTCTCACAGGTCTGTACATTCCATGTCTGACCAAACTGACTGAAAGCATCCATAATATTAGCAATGTTTCTTAACTTCCTCTGAGGAACAACCATGGACCCTCCCCGTCCACCGACAAATTACGCATTCATGAATACAGATGTGCATACTCATGTGTGTCCCCGTGCATATACATGAGACACTGGGCTTCAAAGTCTCCCGATCCCCTCGTCCTGCAAGCCTGCCACCCTGCCCGCTGTCCTAGAGGACCACACTCTAAGGAAGACACCCTGCACACCACAGGCGCTCAGTAAATCTTGTGTCTGCTGAATGAACACACATGGGCCAGCTACTCAGTTCAGCTTCAATATCTACTGTAAGTGGGAAAAGGCTCACCCTCAAGGCAAGGGCTGCTGCTGGGAGGAGACCAGAAAGTCACTCCCGAGCATCCTGCAGCACCAGGCCTGCCAGCAGGGACCCACACCACTCGGCTCCCGGGCCCTCCCTCCCAGACAGGGAATGTCAGGAGAACACAGGCCACATGCAGACCATTCCCCGACCTCCAGGAGCTTAAAATCCCACTGGTTGggtaaaagaaaaccagaagaagGCACCGCAGTACAGGAAggagtgtgttttgttttgttttgtttttttaaagattttgtcagagagagagagggagagtgagcgagcacaggcagacagaatggcaggcagagacagagggagaagcaggctccctgccgagcaaggagcccgatgtgggactcgatcccaggatgctgggatcatgacctgagccgaagacagctgcttaaccaactgagccacccaggcgtcccaggaaggAGTGTTTTAAAGAAAGTTGTAGACACTAGTGCTCAGAAAGCCAGGCAAAGGAGGGATAAATGGCAACTGGGCGATTCAGGGGC
Proteins encoded in this region:
- the LGALS8 gene encoding galectin-8 isoform X2 yields the protein MLSLTNLQNIIYNPVIPYVGTIPGQLEPGTLIVIRGHVPCDSDRFQVDLQCGSSVKPRADVAFHFNPRFKWSDCIVCNTLKNEKWGWEEITYDVPFKKEKSFEIVIMVLKDKFQVAVNGKHILLYAHRISPGKVDTLGIYGKVNIHSVGYSFSSVLKSDTPHYPSNRGDISKIVPRTVYTKSKGSTAHHTLTCAKILPTSCLSKTLPFTARLNSSMGPGRTVFIKGEVNKTAKGFNVNLVSGKSKDIALHLNPRLNIKAFVRNSFLHEAWGEEERNITCFPFSPGMYFEMIIYCDAREFKVAVNGVHSLEYKHRFKELSDIDTLEIDGDIHLLEVRSW
- the LGALS8 gene encoding galectin-8 isoform X1 gives rise to the protein MLSLTNLQNIIYNPVIPYVGTIPGQLEPGTLIVIRGHVPCDSDRFQVDLQCGSSVKPRADVAFHFNPRFKWSDCIVCNTLKNEKWGWEEITYDVPFKKEKSFEIVIMVLKDKFQVAVNGKHILLYAHRISPGKVDTLGIYGKVNIHSVGYSFSSDFRSTQASTLELTEISKENVLKSDTPHYPSNRGDISKIVPRTVYTKSKGSTAHHTLTCAKILPTSCLSKTLPFTARLNSSMGPGRTVFIKGEVNKTAKGFNVNLVSGKSKDIALHLNPRLNIKAFVRNSFLHEAWGEEERNITCFPFSPGMYFEMIIYCDAREFKVAVNGVHSLEYKHRFKELSDIDTLEIDGDIHLLEVRSW